One window of the Candidatus Polarisedimenticolia bacterium genome contains the following:
- a CDS encoding glycine zipper domain-containing protein, protein MFHKNTDSLLTAETNANPSLVGMIEHPLGLGIGAAGGALAGAALGSSIAFPFGTVLGAAVGAATGALVGHGTAVTVNPSKDDLC, encoded by the coding sequence ATGTTTCACAAAAACACGGATTCCCTCCTGACTGCCGAGACGAACGCTAATCCTTCCCTCGTCGGTATGATCGAACACCCTCTGGGCCTCGGGATCGGGGCCGCCGGCGGAGCGCTCGCCGGCGCCGCATTGGGAAGCTCCATCGCCTTTCCGTTCGGCACCGTCCTCGGCGCGGCGGTCGGGGCCGCCACCGGCGCCCTGGTCGGTCACGGCACGGCGGTCACGGTCAACCCGTCGAAGGATGACCTCTGCTGA
- a CDS encoding cytochrome c3 family protein encodes MPQIFHPSTNTIARVSLFGALFLVGGLLWVLLEVQRSSYVTGKGVPVTQPVPFSHQHHVAGIGLDCRYCHTSVETSAFAGIPPTQTCMICHSQIWNDSPALEPVRESYRTGVSLQWNRVDDLADFVYFDHSVHVAKGVACVTCHGRVDRMPLVYKNASLQMEWCLECHRHPGNYLSPREAVFRMEDAPGGRPAAAALVKSYEVRTRTDCSTCHH; translated from the coding sequence ATGCCGCAGATCTTCCATCCCAGCACCAACACCATCGCGCGTGTGAGCCTGTTCGGCGCCCTGTTCCTGGTGGGCGGCCTGCTCTGGGTCCTGCTGGAAGTGCAGCGCTCTTCCTACGTCACGGGAAAGGGCGTTCCGGTCACCCAGCCGGTGCCGTTCTCCCACCAGCATCACGTCGCGGGGATCGGCCTCGATTGCCGCTACTGCCACACTTCGGTCGAGACTTCCGCGTTCGCCGGCATCCCTCCGACCCAGACCTGCATGATCTGCCACAGCCAAATCTGGAACGACTCTCCGGCGCTCGAACCCGTCCGGGAGAGCTATCGGACCGGCGTGTCGCTGCAGTGGAACCGGGTGGACGACCTGGCCGATTTCGTCTACTTCGACCACAGCGTGCACGTCGCGAAAGGGGTGGCCTGCGTGACCTGCCACGGCCGGGTGGACCGGATGCCGCTGGTGTACAAGAATGCTTCGCTGCAGATGGAATGGTGCCTGGAGTGCCACCGCCATCCCGGAAATTATCTCAGCCCCCGGGAGGCCGTGTTCCGCATGGAGGATGCGCCGGGCGGCCGCCCCGCGGCCGCGGCGCTGGTGAAATCGTACGAAGTCCGAACCCGCACCGACTGTTCGACGTGCCACCACTAA
- a CDS encoding sigma-54 dependent transcriptional regulator → MTGRRDAPEAAAARLLVVDDETHQREMLSGILERAGYRVEAASGGREALEILGRSEFDLLLTDQKMPGMDGLALLERLQELRPETPVILMTAYGSVSEAVAAMKKGAADYLTKPFEREELLLVLEKALRQRRLEAEVAALRGALKERYRLGGILGTSPAMREIFSIIERIARTDVPVLIRGESGTGKELIARAIHAQSRRASGPFVALNCAAVPEALLESEFFGYERGAFTGAIRSHPGRFQQASGGTLFLDEIGAMRIDLQAKLLRAIQEREIQRLGSTAAVPVDARILSATGENLEEAIRRKTFREDLFYRLNVVPLLLPPLRERVEDIPLLTSHFLRASAEKFGREASVLTPEAMDRLQTHAWPGNVRELENCIERMVLLARGTRLGLSDLPPDLRQGAAAADGSSSDFQLPPGGVRLPELERHFILQALRRTRWNLGPAARLLGISYKTLQYRIQKFGLERTMPEEGSSS, encoded by the coding sequence GTGACCGGCCGCCGGGACGCGCCGGAGGCGGCGGCTGCGCGCCTTCTCGTCGTCGACGACGAGACGCATCAACGGGAGATGCTGTCGGGGATCCTGGAGCGGGCCGGCTACCGCGTGGAGGCGGCCTCGGGAGGACGCGAGGCGCTGGAAATCCTGGGCCGGAGTGAGTTCGATCTGCTCCTGACCGATCAGAAGATGCCGGGCATGGACGGGCTCGCGCTCCTCGAGCGCCTGCAAGAGCTGCGGCCGGAGACGCCCGTCATCCTGATGACCGCCTACGGCTCCGTCTCGGAGGCGGTGGCGGCGATGAAAAAGGGCGCGGCCGACTACCTGACCAAGCCGTTCGAGCGGGAGGAGCTGCTCCTGGTCCTCGAGAAGGCGCTGAGGCAAAGAAGGCTGGAGGCGGAAGTCGCGGCGCTGCGCGGGGCGCTGAAGGAGCGTTACCGGCTGGGCGGCATCCTCGGCACCTCCCCCGCCATGCGGGAGATCTTCTCGATCATCGAGCGGATCGCCCGCACCGACGTTCCGGTGCTGATTCGCGGCGAGAGCGGCACCGGCAAGGAGCTGATCGCCCGCGCCATCCACGCGCAGAGCCGGCGCGCCTCCGGGCCGTTCGTGGCGTTGAATTGCGCCGCGGTGCCCGAGGCGCTCCTCGAGAGCGAGTTCTTCGGGTACGAGCGCGGCGCCTTCACCGGCGCGATTCGCTCGCATCCGGGCCGGTTCCAGCAGGCCTCCGGCGGCACGCTGTTCCTCGACGAGATCGGCGCGATGCGGATCGATCTGCAGGCGAAGCTCCTGCGGGCGATCCAGGAGCGGGAGATCCAGCGCCTCGGTTCCACCGCCGCGGTTCCCGTGGACGCCCGGATTCTCTCCGCCACGGGCGAGAACCTGGAGGAGGCGATCCGCCGGAAGACGTTTCGGGAGGATCTCTTCTACCGCCTGAACGTCGTGCCGCTGCTCCTCCCGCCGCTCCGCGAGCGCGTCGAGGACATCCCCCTGCTCACGAGCCACTTCCTGCGCGCCTCCGCGGAGAAATTCGGCCGCGAGGCGTCGGTCCTCACCCCGGAGGCCATGGACAGGCTCCAGACTCATGCCTGGCCCGGCAACGTCCGGGAGCTGGAGAACTGCATCGAGCGCATGGTGCTTCTGGCCCGGGGAACACGCCTGGGCCTCTCCGATCTTCCGCCCGATCTCCGCCAGGGAGCGGCGGCGGCCGACGGGAGCAGCTCCGATTTCCAGCTTCCCCCGGGCGGCGTGCGCCTGCCCGAGCTGGAGCGCCATTTCATCCTGCAGGCTTTGCGCCGGACTCGCTGGAATCTGGGCCCGGCGGCGCGGCTCCTCGGGATTTCCTACAAGACTCTCCAATACCGGATCCAAAAATTCGGCCTCGAGCGCACCATGCCCGAAGAGGGAAGCTCTTCCTGA
- a CDS encoding myxosortase-dependent M36 family metallopeptidase — translation MPGGALDRTRPRAGSSQLRCIGQEERDTPGPADALPPGTGAARGREADPTDERFGVPTFVWAARSPAGSAKPGSPAARPEQAARAHLTRYASLYHLEDSDVTGAPLRWVHDTGKGAIIAAFGQSVDGIEVFRDQLKVVMDRRLDLIALSGQVPGRKAANGRRGRLPFRLDAAQALAAALRDQQETEIDPRDIRIAGKGAGGYASYELAPALPGGPRLLQPARVKRVYFHLPEGLEPGYYVEINLETPRSATSAYYSYVISAVDGRLLFRHDLTVSDAYSYRVWADLSGLFAPFDGPQGNAPTPHPTGLPDHYQAPFVAPNLVTLQNGPLSTNDPWLPPGATLTLGNNADAYADLASPDGFSAGDFRAGTTGANTFDRTYNTSLSPSANQTQQMASITQLFFDVNFFHDWYYDSGFDEISGNAQSSNYGRGGLEGDSLRAEAQDFSGRNNADMTTPADGARPRMQMYVFDGNGLRSLTVSSPAAIAGTYSVGTASFGPAAFNVTGNVTLVNDGSTAGTGGTINDGCQSPFVNAAQVSGKLAFIDRGGCNFTVKVQNAQANGAIGVIIANIASSSSPTVPPEMGGTPGVTITIGSVSLNLADGNTIRPQLGSGVNATIFREAAIDRDGTIDNQIVAHEWGHYISNRLIGDGNGLNTQQSGGMGEGWGDFHALLLTVKPEDAAVPSNPSFSGVYALAGYTMSGGGNNGYYFGIRRVPYSTDFSKDPLTFQHIANGVPLPNTAPIAFGADGANNAEVHNTGEVWTTMLWECYASLLRDSRLTFNQARDRMRDYLVAGYKLTPIDPTFLEARDALLAATYANDPADYVLFAQAFARRGAGLRAVAPERFSTTQQGVVESYTAGNDLAFVSASLVDDPLYCDHDGVLDGSETGTLTVTLKNVGTGPLSATTGVVSATNGFVSFPNGGQLSFPATQPFATTTAALPVSLAASSGIETLDFNIAFSDPGSTIPGTVNVPFLRRGNADDLPNQSITETVESAAPPWTMTGNPSLDQSHPWQRLEVTGTDHRFWGPDSGASSDQYLISPVLNVAPSGSFSFTFRHRYSFEFATNPLTYFDGGVLELSNNGGVSWSDIGAAATPSYSGFVTGGPFGGNPAFVGVSPGYPAFTTVTVNLGGSYAGQSVRIRFRIGTDVAVGAPGWEIDDIAFTGITNLPFRGLVPDRALCVDGDADGVPDLTDCADLDPATWAVPSEARLLGLIGSPTTSLSWTAPASPGSSTVLYDLLRSSSPALFGSAVCLESGESNLAAADAGIPASAFFYLIRARNSCGGNLGKDSANNPRSGAICP, via the coding sequence GTGCCTGGCGGCGCTCTCGATCGCACCCGTCCGCGCGCAGGATCATCCCAACTTCGATGCATCGGCCAAGAAGAACGGGACACTCCCGGTCCAGCCGACGCTCTCCCCCCGGGAACAGGCGCTGCTCGAGGCCGGGAAGCCGATCCAACCGACGAGCGCTTCGGGGTTCCCACGTTTGTGTGGGCCGCCCGCTCCCCGGCCGGATCCGCCAAGCCGGGAAGCCCCGCCGCGCGGCCGGAGCAGGCGGCCCGGGCGCACCTCACCCGCTACGCCTCCCTCTACCATCTGGAAGACTCCGACGTCACCGGCGCCCCGCTGCGCTGGGTTCACGACACCGGCAAGGGGGCCATCATCGCGGCCTTCGGGCAGTCGGTGGACGGCATCGAAGTGTTTCGCGATCAGCTCAAGGTGGTCATGGATCGCCGGCTGGATCTCATCGCGCTGTCGGGGCAGGTCCCGGGACGCAAGGCGGCGAACGGCCGGCGCGGGCGCCTTCCTTTCCGTCTGGACGCGGCCCAGGCTCTCGCCGCGGCGCTGCGGGATCAGCAGGAAACCGAGATCGACCCGCGCGACATCCGGATCGCCGGAAAAGGCGCCGGGGGGTACGCCTCGTACGAGCTGGCGCCCGCGCTTCCGGGCGGACCGCGCCTGCTGCAACCGGCCCGTGTGAAGCGAGTCTACTTTCACCTGCCCGAGGGGTTGGAGCCGGGCTATTACGTCGAAATCAATCTGGAAACCCCGCGCAGCGCCACTTCCGCCTACTATTCGTACGTGATCTCGGCGGTGGACGGCAGGCTCCTGTTCCGCCACGACCTGACGGTGTCTGATGCCTACTCCTACCGGGTCTGGGCCGATCTCTCCGGACTCTTCGCCCCGTTCGACGGCCCGCAAGGCAACGCGCCGACGCCGCATCCGACCGGCCTGCCCGATCACTACCAGGCGCCTTTCGTCGCCCCCAACCTAGTGACCCTGCAGAACGGTCCTCTCAGCACCAATGATCCGTGGCTGCCGCCGGGCGCGACGCTGACGCTCGGGAACAACGCCGACGCCTACGCCGACCTTGCCTCCCCCGACGGATTCTCCGCCGGAGACTTCCGAGCCGGGACCACGGGAGCCAACACCTTCGACCGGACCTACAACACCTCGCTTTCCCCTTCGGCCAATCAGACGCAGCAGATGGCGTCGATCACCCAGCTCTTCTTCGACGTCAATTTCTTCCACGACTGGTACTACGACTCCGGCTTCGACGAGATCTCCGGCAACGCCCAGAGCTCCAATTACGGCCGCGGCGGGCTGGAGGGAGACTCTCTCCGCGCCGAGGCCCAGGATTTCAGCGGCCGCAACAATGCCGACATGACGACACCGGCCGACGGGGCGCGCCCCCGGATGCAGATGTACGTGTTCGATGGAAACGGCCTGCGCTCCTTGACCGTCAGCTCGCCGGCCGCCATCGCCGGGACGTACTCCGTCGGGACGGCGAGCTTCGGGCCGGCGGCGTTCAACGTCACGGGGAACGTGACGCTGGTGAACGACGGCTCGACCGCGGGGACCGGCGGCACGATCAACGACGGCTGCCAGTCGCCGTTCGTCAACGCGGCGCAGGTCAGCGGGAAGCTCGCCTTCATCGACCGCGGCGGCTGCAACTTCACCGTCAAGGTCCAGAACGCCCAGGCGAACGGCGCGATCGGCGTGATCATCGCGAACATCGCCTCTTCCTCGAGCCCCACCGTGCCGCCGGAGATGGGCGGCACGCCGGGCGTCACGATCACCATCGGTTCGGTCTCCCTGAACCTGGCGGACGGGAACACGATCCGCCCGCAGCTGGGGAGCGGCGTGAACGCCACGATCTTCCGGGAAGCGGCGATCGATCGGGACGGAACGATCGACAACCAGATCGTGGCGCACGAATGGGGCCACTACATCAGCAACCGCCTGATCGGCGACGGCAACGGCCTGAACACCCAGCAGTCGGGGGGGATGGGCGAGGGTTGGGGCGACTTCCATGCGCTGCTGCTCACCGTCAAGCCGGAGGACGCGGCCGTGCCGTCGAACCCGAGCTTCAGCGGCGTGTACGCGCTGGCCGGCTACACGATGAGCGGCGGCGGCAACAACGGCTACTACTTCGGGATCCGGCGCGTCCCCTACTCGACCGATTTCAGCAAGGATCCGCTCACCTTCCAGCACATCGCCAACGGCGTTCCCCTGCCGAACACCGCCCCCATCGCGTTCGGCGCCGACGGAGCGAACAACGCCGAGGTGCACAACACGGGCGAGGTCTGGACGACGATGCTGTGGGAGTGCTACGCGTCGCTGCTGCGCGACAGCCGGCTCACCTTCAACCAGGCGCGGGATCGGATGCGCGACTATCTGGTCGCCGGCTACAAGCTGACGCCGATCGATCCGACGTTCCTGGAGGCGCGCGACGCGCTCCTGGCGGCCACCTATGCGAACGATCCCGCCGACTACGTCCTCTTCGCCCAGGCGTTCGCGCGCCGCGGGGCGGGACTGCGGGCCGTCGCGCCGGAACGCTTCTCGACCACCCAGCAGGGGGTCGTCGAAAGCTACACGGCCGGAAACGACCTGGCGTTCGTGAGCGCCTCGCTCGTAGATGATCCGCTGTATTGCGACCACGACGGCGTGCTGGACGGCTCCGAGACGGGAACTCTGACCGTCACGCTGAAGAACGTCGGCACCGGCCCGCTGAGCGCCACGACCGGGGTCGTCAGCGCCACGAACGGCTTCGTCTCCTTCCCGAACGGCGGCCAGCTCTCCTTCCCGGCCACCCAGCCTTTCGCCACGACCACCGCGGCGCTCCCCGTGAGCCTCGCGGCCTCCTCCGGAATCGAAACGCTCGATTTCAACATCGCCTTCTCGGATCCCGGCTCCACGATCCCCGGCACCGTGAACGTCCCCTTCCTGCGGCGCGGCAACGCCGACGACCTGCCGAACCAATCGATCACGGAGACCGTCGAAAGCGCCGCCCCTCCCTGGACCATGACCGGAAACCCGAGTCTGGATCAATCCCATCCGTGGCAACGGCTGGAAGTGACGGGAACCGACCATCGCTTCTGGGGCCCCGATTCGGGAGCGTCCTCGGACCAGTACCTCATCTCGCCGGTCTTGAACGTGGCCCCCTCCGGATCCTTCAGCTTCACCTTCCGGCACCGCTATTCGTTCGAATTCGCCACGAATCCCCTCACCTATTTCGACGGCGGCGTCCTCGAGCTCTCCAACAACGGGGGCGTTTCCTGGAGCGACATCGGAGCCGCGGCAACGCCCAGCTATTCGGGCTTCGTGACCGGCGGCCCGTTCGGCGGAAACCCGGCGTTCGTCGGCGTGAGCCCGGGCTATCCCGCGTTCACCACGGTGACCGTCAATCTGGGCGGGAGTTACGCCGGTCAGAGCGTGCGGATCCGGTTCCGGATCGGCACCGACGTCGCCGTCGGCGCCCCGGGCTGGGAGATCGACGACATCGCCTTCACGGGCATCACCAACCTTCCCTTCCGCGGCCTGGTTCCGGATCGCGCCCTGTGCGTCGACGGCGACGCCGACGGGGTCCCCGATCTTACCGACTGCGCCGACCTCGATCCCGCGACCTGGGCCGTTCCCTCGGAGGCGCGGCTGCTCGGTCTGATCGGCTCCCCCACCACTTCGCTCTCCTGGACGGCGCCGGCCTCCCCGGGGAGCTCGACCGTCCTCTACGACCTTCTCCGATCCTCCTCGCCGGCGCTTTTCGGATCGGCCGTCTGTCTGGAGTCGGGGGAGTCGAATCTGGCCGCCGCCGACGCCGGCATCCCGGCCAGCGCCTTCTTCTACCTGATTCGCGCCCGGAACAGCTGCGGCGGGAATCTCGGAAAGGACTCCGCGAACAACCCGCGGAGCGGCGCGATCTGCCCCTGA
- a CDS encoding HAMP domain-containing sensor histidine kinase, with amino-acid sequence MTIRLVGLMSLVLLVSLAAFALLMNSYQVGVMNEVTRTVSNAGKATLKTFIFHADGDPAGAAAIVEAAPGAPAGTHSFQFRTKDAVPSKDGDGAQVVIVRVKEIASLHPEGISAPLQAAPRSDSPEAMIPKVHAYQREEQREIVLPVPTRAYQDLFAAFRRRTLLLFVAIFVVGTALSAGLAARFTRPVRKLDAGIRRLTQGDLSAEVENSGRDEIGRLARGFNEMTRRLRTSREREREMRRREKLLALGRLAAGVAHDVRNPLHSIGLTLSNLEETARPGEPAPAAEFDRSLAIIREEIRRLDRLVENFLRFARTDHRLLAPVDLARVARETARLVENEAQRRGIRLKVAVEGEVGALAGDEESIRSSVLNLVLNSFEALPEGGAVTLSVRGAGSEAWLEVVDDGRGIPEADQEKIFEFAYTTKEDGHGLGLAMVHQVVVEDHGGRVTLRSRKGEGTSVLLAFPLPNTPRPEAAS; translated from the coding sequence GTGACGATCCGTCTCGTCGGCTTGATGAGCCTCGTGCTCCTGGTGTCTCTCGCGGCGTTCGCCCTGCTGATGAACTCCTATCAGGTGGGCGTGATGAACGAGGTGACGCGGACCGTCTCGAACGCCGGGAAGGCGACGCTGAAGACCTTCATTTTCCACGCCGACGGCGACCCGGCGGGAGCCGCCGCGATCGTCGAGGCGGCGCCCGGGGCGCCGGCCGGAACCCACTCTTTCCAGTTTCGGACGAAGGACGCCGTCCCCTCGAAGGACGGCGACGGCGCCCAGGTCGTGATCGTGCGGGTCAAGGAGATCGCCTCCCTCCACCCGGAGGGCATCTCGGCTCCTCTCCAGGCCGCCCCGCGCTCCGATTCGCCCGAAGCGATGATCCCCAAAGTCCATGCCTACCAGAGAGAGGAACAGCGTGAGATCGTCCTTCCGGTTCCGACCCGGGCGTACCAGGATCTCTTCGCGGCCTTTCGCCGGCGCACCCTCCTGCTGTTCGTGGCGATCTTCGTGGTGGGCACCGCCCTCTCGGCCGGCCTGGCGGCCCGGTTCACCCGGCCGGTCCGCAAGCTCGACGCCGGAATCCGGCGTCTCACGCAGGGGGATCTCAGCGCCGAAGTCGAGAATTCGGGCCGCGACGAAATCGGCCGTCTGGCTCGCGGCTTCAACGAGATGACCCGGCGCCTCCGGACCAGCCGGGAGCGCGAGCGGGAGATGCGGCGGCGCGAGAAGCTCCTGGCGCTGGGGCGTCTCGCGGCCGGGGTGGCCCACGACGTCCGGAATCCTCTGCATTCGATCGGCCTGACGCTTTCGAACCTCGAGGAGACCGCCCGCCCCGGCGAGCCGGCGCCGGCCGCGGAATTCGACCGCTCGCTGGCGATCATCCGGGAGGAGATCCGCCGGCTCGATCGGCTGGTGGAGAATTTTCTGCGCTTCGCCCGCACCGATCACCGATTGCTCGCCCCGGTCGATCTCGCGAGGGTCGCGCGGGAGACCGCCCGGCTCGTGGAAAACGAGGCGCAGCGGCGCGGCATCCGGTTGAAGGTCGCCGTCGAAGGCGAAGTCGGAGCGCTTGCGGGGGACGAGGAGTCGATCCGCTCCTCCGTTCTGAACCTGGTCCTGAACAGCTTCGAGGCGCTGCCCGAGGGGGGCGCCGTCACCCTGTCGGTGCGCGGCGCCGGCTCGGAGGCGTGGCTGGAGGTGGTGGACGACGGCCGGGGCATCCCCGAGGCGGATCAGGAGAAGATCTTCGAGTTCGCGTACACGACGAAGGAGGACGGCCACGGGCTCGGGCTGGCGATGGTCCATCAGGTCGTCGTGGAGGATCACGGAGGGCGGGTGACGCTGCGCAGCCGGAAGGGGGAGGGAACGAGCGTTCTGCTGGCTTTTCCGCTTCCCAATACGCCGCGGCCGGAGGCCGCCTCGTGA
- a CDS encoding HAD family hydrolase yields MIPKVTFLFDVDNTLLDNDRIAADLRRHLTRLLGPQRQERYWAIFEELRSELGYADYLGALQRYRQESPREPRLLEMSSFLIDYPFANRLFPGSLDVLERVAAWGPAVILSDGDVVFQPRKIERSGLYDAVGGRVLIYVHKERELDDVEKLYPAEHYVVVDDKTRILAAVKRTWGGRVTTVFPRQGHYALDPAAGSFRPEPDVTVERVGELLHYDLADFLPTPRSGA; encoded by the coding sequence ATGATCCCGAAGGTGACATTTCTTTTCGACGTCGACAACACGCTGCTCGACAACGATCGCATCGCTGCGGATCTCCGGAGGCACCTGACCCGGCTGCTGGGCCCGCAGCGCCAGGAGCGCTACTGGGCGATCTTCGAGGAGCTGCGGAGCGAGCTCGGCTACGCCGACTATCTCGGGGCGCTCCAACGCTACCGGCAGGAGAGTCCGCGGGAGCCGCGCCTCCTCGAGATGTCGTCCTTCCTGATCGACTATCCCTTCGCGAACCGCCTCTTCCCGGGATCGCTCGACGTCCTCGAGCGGGTCGCCGCGTGGGGGCCGGCGGTGATCCTCTCGGACGGAGACGTCGTGTTCCAGCCGCGCAAGATCGAGCGCTCGGGTCTCTACGACGCCGTGGGGGGGCGGGTCCTCATCTACGTCCACAAGGAGCGGGAGCTCGACGACGTGGAGAAGCTCTATCCGGCGGAGCATTACGTCGTCGTGGACGACAAGACGAGGATCCTGGCGGCCGTGAAGCGGACCTGGGGGGGCCGGGTCACCACCGTCTTTCCGCGCCAGGGGCATTACGCCCTCGACCCAGCGGCCGGGTCCTTCCGCCCCGAGCCCGACGTCACCGTCGAGCGGGTCGGCGAGCTGCTTCATTACGATCTGGCCGACTTCCTCCCGACGCCGCGCAGCGGAGCATGA